DNA from Archaeoglobus veneficus SNP6:
AGGTTTGAGGAGTGAAGAGAGCGGAAAGGGGGAATTAAAGTTCATATGCGACAGAATGCTCGGAAAACTCGCAACGTGGTTGAGAATAGCTGGCTATGACACGCTGTACGTTGGCAGTATTGAAGTAGATGGGAACGAGGACACGTACATGGTTCACAACCATAAGGACAGAATTCTACTAACGAAGGACAGAGAACTGTACAGGAGAGCCATTTCAGCTGGAAGGCGTGCTCTCCTTATAAAATCCAACAGCGTTGCAGGGCAGATGAAGGAAGTGATGGCGCTGGGCGTAAAGTTCGAGCCGGTAATGAACAGGTGTAGCGTCTGCAACGCTTTGCTGCGAAAACCCACCAAAGAGGAGGCGAGAGAAGTAGTTGAAAGAGAAAAACTCGGAGATGACATACTCGAGAGGTACGAGCTGTGGTACTGCGAGAAGTGCAGGAAGTTATACTGGATGGGCAGCCACTGGCGAAACATGCTGCGTTTTC
Protein-coding regions in this window:
- a CDS encoding Mut7-C RNAse domain-containing protein, whose amino-acid sequence is MRSEESGKGELKFICDRMLGKLATWLRIAGYDTLYVGSIEVDGNEDTYMVHNHKDRILLTKDRELYRRAISAGRRALLIKSNSVAGQMKEVMALGVKFEPVMNRCSVCNALLRKPTKEEAREVVEREKLGDDILERYELWYCEKCRKLYWMGSHWRNMLRFLEGLKSEN